The following are encoded in a window of Pecten maximus chromosome 17, xPecMax1.1, whole genome shotgun sequence genomic DNA:
- the LOC117315190 gene encoding THAP domain-containing protein 1-like encodes MASSRHKGRRCVVAGCSNTAGNGVSAHTFPADTKTFNAWKSFVRLTRADWEEPTKHSAICSEHFNPTCFDAQYEIKAKLGFSTKRRLNPGSVPSIYPKRDRDDLNEAFLSSPVTIGIQCDLLSNEPSKDVETPSTPRKPEPPSSEQPPDDMDITPSDTSSSSDGDMSLYEPSSSDTSSNSDVTMHMFTMDQLERGNSLLVNPT; translated from the exons ATGGCAAGTTCTCGTCATAAAGGGCGGCGTTGTGTGGTGGCAGGTTGCAGCAACACAGCAGGTAATGGCGTCTCGGCCCACACATTCCCTGCAGACACTAAGACATTCAATGCATGGAAAAGTTTCGTTAGGCTGACTAGAGCAGACTGGGAAGAACCAACTAAACATAGTGCTATATGCAGTGAACATTTTAATCCTACTTGTTTTGATGCACAATATGAGATCAAGGCGAAATTGGGGTTCTCCACTAAGAGAAGACTAAACCCAGGTTCAGTGCCGTCTATCTACCCTAAGAGAGATCGTGATGATTTGAACGAGGCGTTTTTGTCGTCACCTGTCAC CATAGGAATTCAATGTGATTTGTTATCCAATGAACCTTCAAAAGATGTGGAGACTCCCAGCACTCCAAGGAAGCCAGAGCCTCCCTCATCAGAACAACCACCAGATGATATGGATATCACCCCTAGTGATACCAGCTCATCATCCGATGGAGATATGTCCCTATATGAGCCATCCTCATCAGACACCTCATCCAACAGTGATG TGACCATGCATATGTTCACGATGGACCAACTGGAGAGAGGAAATTCATTGTTAGTGAATCCAACCTAA